One stretch of bacterium DNA includes these proteins:
- a CDS encoding lipopolysaccharide ABC transporter ATP-binding protein, protein QELQRTVRYLRERGLGLVITDHNVRETLAITDRVEVIHEGRILLRGKPKELLNSPEARRLYLGEGFRL, encoded by the coding sequence CAGGAGCTCCAGCGCACGGTGCGCTACCTTCGCGAGCGAGGCCTGGGGCTCGTCATCACCGACCACAACGTTCGCGAGACGCTGGCGATCACGGATCGCGTCGAGGTCATTCACGAAGGCCGGATTCTGTTGCGCGGGAAGCCCAAAGAGTTGTTGAATAGCCCGGAGGCGCGCCGGCTGTACCTCGGCGAGGGGTTCCGCCTATGA